Proteins from a genomic interval of Nostoc sp. TCL240-02:
- the argC gene encoding N-acetyl-gamma-glutamyl-phosphate reductase, whose protein sequence is MTKPKIFIDGESGTTGLQIYSRLNQRDDMELVSIEASKRKNASERAKLINAVDVVILCLPDDAAREAVSLVSSTTVKILDASSAHRTANGWVYGFPELNPGQRKKIASAQFVSNPGCYPTGFLACIRPLIAKGLLKNNFPITVNAVSGYSGGGKNLIKQYHTFHEQQAGGESLYPYGIYGLQFGHKHVKEMHYYSGLASPPLFVPSVGDFEQGMLVQVPLPLGTLDNPPSGKVIYEAIADYYQGEKFVQVTPFQDSTLLRDGIFLDAIALNGTNIVQVFVFANDTTKEALLVARLDNLGKGASGAAIQNLNIMLGFPEELGLL, encoded by the coding sequence ATTACTAAACCTAAGATTTTCATTGATGGCGAATCAGGAACCACAGGCTTACAAATTTATTCACGTCTCAATCAACGGGATGATATGGAACTAGTCAGCATTGAGGCATCTAAACGTAAAAATGCAAGTGAGCGAGCCAAACTCATTAATGCCGTCGATGTTGTTATTCTCTGCCTACCTGATGATGCAGCCCGCGAAGCTGTTAGCTTAGTAAGTAGTACTACGGTTAAAATCCTTGATGCTAGTAGTGCCCATCGCACAGCTAATGGCTGGGTATATGGGTTCCCTGAACTCAATCCAGGACAGCGAAAGAAAATCGCTAGCGCCCAGTTTGTTAGCAATCCAGGCTGTTATCCCACAGGATTTTTAGCCTGTATCCGTCCGTTGATTGCTAAGGGACTTTTAAAAAATAATTTTCCCATCACCGTGAATGCAGTATCAGGTTACTCTGGTGGTGGAAAGAATCTTATCAAACAATACCATACCTTTCATGAACAGCAAGCCGGGGGCGAGTCACTATATCCTTATGGAATCTACGGTTTGCAGTTTGGACATAAGCATGTCAAGGAAATGCATTATTATTCAGGGTTAGCATCGCCGCCACTATTTGTACCTTCAGTAGGGGATTTTGAGCAAGGGATGCTAGTTCAAGTGCCTTTGCCGTTAGGAACTTTGGATAATCCACCATCAGGTAAGGTAATCTATGAAGCGATCGCTGATTACTACCAAGGTGAAAAATTTGTGCAGGTTACTCCATTCCAAGATTCTACTCTGCTACGAGACGGAATATTTTTGGATGCGATTGCACTGAACGGCACTAATATTGTTCAGGTTTTTGTATTTGCCAATGACACCACCAAAGAAGCATTGCTAGTTGCTCGTCTCGACAACTTAGGCAAAGGCGCATCAGGAGCCGCAATCCAAAACCTAAATATTATGTTGGGCTTTCCAGAAGAGTTGGGATTGTTATAA